A window of Gossypium hirsutum isolate 1008001.06 chromosome D13, Gossypium_hirsutum_v2.1, whole genome shotgun sequence genomic DNA:
aattagcttaacatccatcaaatttttaaatcaagaagctcacctcatctataatcaactctcaatgccctaaggcatcaaaaacaacatcaaagaaatacaaccatccatggccgaatgtcctagccgaattgttttaaccatgagtaacataacaagcatagatcgtgtttatggatataccgtggccgattcaagctaatcacctccaaaatcatcaaccattttcgttgcatataacatatataaacatgaataagtttcatataatcccttaacacattaatttctttcatcaacaaccttttccttgaacactttctcatgaccgattgctcatgttatcaacaagattcaaagtttaaacatgggctatttaaaacatgcatgcatctcaaagacaacatcaaacataccttagtctaaccaccaccatagccgatttttctcaagcctttttccccttcctttctttcctctattcggccaaggatgtttaagaatgaactctttttttttttttttttgttttctttcttcaattcacggcaacaagggggggtgagaccatgtacttttttttttttctccatcacccttctttcattatttaatcaccatgcttattattttattattcttaacatgcatcactagcataacatgttggagacatgtttccacctatagcatggccggccactacatattagggagggggaatttgacatgcaagtcccctttttcttccacatgcactaataggtcctcatgcattgacctatcacattttaaaattttctcatataagtcctattgactaaattcacatgcaatcgactaaatcgaagcttgaaatttttacacattcatgattacatattctagacaataaacatcacattcaaacctttcggtgactcggtttagcggtcccgaaaccacttcccggctagggtcaattttgggctgtcacaaacatTGCCCTTAAGTAGGAGAAATGCCACTTTATGGTTAAGAAAGGAATTGTCTTAGGACATAAAATATTCAGAAGAGGGGTCGAAGTGGACAAAGAAaaggtggatgtaattgaaaaattgTCACCCCAATCACTATTAAAGGAGTTATAAGTTTCTTAGGGCATGTTGGTTTTTACCGAAGTTTTATCAAGGATTTCTCAAAGATTTCCAAGCCTTTGTGTATGCTATTAGAGAAAGACACAACTTTTAAGTTTAATAAAGCATGCTTGGAGGcctttgaagaattgaaaaatcaATAAATCTCAACACTAATAATCATTACACCAGATTGGAACTCTCATTTTTAGTTGATGTGTGATGCTAGTGATTTTGTTGTGGGAGTTGTGATGGGGCAAAGAAGTAGCAAAGTATTCCATCCGATCTTCTATGCAAGCAGAACTTTGACAAGAGCCCAACTTAACTATACAGTAACTGAACAAGAACTTTCTTCTATAGTTTTTTCTTTTGGCAAGTTCcattcatatcttataggtacaaAAGTCACAGTCTTCACGGATCATTCAACCATTAAATACTTACTCACAAAGAAAGATGCTAGACAAAGGTTGATTTGGTGCATACTCTTACTCTAAGAAtctgaccttgagatccaagacaaaAAAGGAGTTGAGAATCAAGTAGCAGACCAATTGTCGATATTGGAACAACACGAGATAACTCACTTGTTACTATTAATGAAAATTTCCCAAATGAGCATACTGTTTAGGTAAGTCGAATCCATGaaaccccttggtttgctgattttgcaaATTATTTAGCATATGGAATAATGCCTCCTGGAATGACAtgccaacaaaggaagaaattccttcatgatagtagGTATTACTTCTAGGAGGAGCCATTTCTGTTTAAGCAATGTGCATCAAATATTTTGGTGGTTCCCGTACTGtaacaaagattttgcaagctgGATTTTTCTGGCCTACGATGTTCAAGGATGCATATGAATAATTGAAGAATTGTAATCGATGCCAAAGGACTGAAAACATATCAAAGAGGAATGATATGCCCTCAACAAACATCCTTGAGGTAGAATGGTTTGACGTTTGGGGTGTTGATTTTTAGGCCCGTTTCCTTCTTCTTATGGTAACAGGTACATCCTAATGGCTAttgactatgtatccaagtgggtggAAACCAAGGCATACCCAAAAAATGATGTTAAGGTAGTAATGTGATTCCTACAAAGTCATGTATTTACAAGGTTTGAGACTCCTAGAGCTATAATAAGCGTTGAAGAatctcattttgtaaataaatagcttaagtggttgcttgacaagtatgatgtgaaatataaaaaaactattgcCTATCATCCACAAATGAATGGGTAGGTTGAGCTTGCAAACCATGAGCTCAAAGAAATTCTTGAGAATGTGGTTTGACCTAACAAAAAAGATTGGTCTTAAAGACTGGATGATGCTCTATGGGATTatcaaaaacttttaaaacatcGTTAGGAATGACTCTTTACCGGTTGGTCTTCGAGAAAGTTTGTCATTTGTCCCTTTTACTAGAGAATAGAGCTCACTGGGCCCTAAAACAATTAAATATGGACCTAAATCAAGCTAGTGAAAGAAGGACAACTTAATGAGTTGGAAGAATTGAGGTTattttcatacgagaatgccaatATGTAAAAAGGAAACACCAAGAGATTGCATGACAATCTTATACAACCTCGAGAACTCAAAGATGGTCAAAAGGTCTTGTTGTTCAATTCAAGATTAAGGTTATTCCCTAGAAAGCTCAAATATAGACTGGACCATTCATCATTCATAAAGTCTATCTTTATGGAGTAGTGGAACTACAGAATAAAAAAGGGAgatacatttaaatttaatagttaacGTCTCAAACACTATTAGTATGATAAAGTTGAGTGAATTAATACCTCGTTCAATTTATAGACccttgatttttatttaatttgaataaaaggCATGATTAgaaaaaattcttgaattagtacattaaattaattctgtctaaggagattggaacttaagcaggaCCATTTGTGACCCTTCTAACATTTCttggaaatttaatttaatgtaatttctCGAGAAAAATTTCTAATTAGCTTAAAAGGAAatcctattttaatttattttaagtttatctttaattttatgCTGAATAAGAGGATCAAGTTGGCccaatttttaatcaatttatttctgtttagttttattttagtatagataataaaattttatagtttAGGCTAAAGGCCTAGAACAGTGATGAGGAGAAAAATACCCATTTTTTGTTGCCCCTAAGTTTTCCCCAAACCCTAAACTTGTCACCATTTTATTTCCCTACTTCCTTGCCATCTAAGTCTTTTGAATAACAAAACTTTTACTATCAAATTACCATAATCCACTACTATAAAAACCCTTTACCAACATCATATTTCCCACATCACCTAAGCAATTAGCTTTAACCCTTAACCctagatttttcttttcttagtcGTCGACCTTCAAAGCCTacacaaattttctttttagtcaCCGAACCCTGTCATCGCCGCAACATCTCTTTCAATCTATTGCAACATCTCTTCTCCACCATATTAACCACATCCCATAGTCCAACTTTGCCGCAACATTTCACCCAACATTCTCTTTTTCCACTGCAAATTCCTTGCCACATTTCCATCACCGCCACACCGTCTTTGTCGTCACCCTCTAACTCTTTGCCAATTTTCCATGACTCGAAAGAGAACTAGATCTTTGAAAATTTCTACTGAAAACCCGATTTTGATTCAATATGAGGAAGTAAGGAAGAGATTTGATTTTATCTTGAATAATCAACCTATGTTCCCAGAAAAAGGCTTCAATTTGGAAAGTACTGATAAGATGATTGTGCCAGTATCAATTTGGAAAACAATAGATGCTTTAAAGTGGAATCAATTTTGTGATGAACAATAACTGCCTAAAGAAGAATTAGTACAAGAATTTTAAGCCAATTTAACCATGTTAGATGGCACTAAAGTTCTTGTTCGTAAAAAGAAGGTACTTCTTACATCTAAATCCATTAACGATTTGTTTAATCtgcctgatgttgaagaagataaaTACTCTACCATGATGaaaaatatcaattgggattttatGCAACAATTACTTTAACATTGTTGCAAatccgggatcccaatggatAATAAGAAAATACGGTAGTCACTCTTGTCAAAAAGAGTACTTAAAACTAGtggctaaggtatggttctactttaTACGACATAGCTTCATGcttatctcacatagttccaccatctcgatggaacgtatttttttttgtataaaattatgATATAAAATTCCATCAATGTGGGGAAAAATTATTCTCAAGCATATCCAAGATTGAAGGTAGGAAGTGCTTACATTCCATAATTGATTACTTCAATTTGTTTGTGAGCACAAGTTCGATCAAAAACAAACCTGAAAGGTCTATATGTTCAAGGTTGCATAACAAAACACGaccttgaaaggttagtagagaatGTTGAACAGTTGAATCAAACCGAACCAAACGAACCAAAACCTAAAGAGTCGTCAATCAATTCTGAACCAGATGTTAACTCAATAAATGAACTAGAAACAGAAGAATCAGAAGGAGAACCGAACAACCTTGAACCAGGAATGGAACCAAATGTTGTTGAACCAGTTGAGACAAATGTTAATCCTAAGTTGACTATTCCAATGACCACTCCTTCAAACATCAATGATAAGTCAGAATTTTCAGCTATGATGGATATGtgaaaatttatgcataaccaacaacaGGCTTATTGGAAATATGCAAGAATTAGAGATGACTCCATAAAGAATGTTGTTAAGAATCCCTCTAATAATTTGTTTACTTTCATTCCTGAGTTTCCAAATCATATCTTCGAGTCATGGGAGCAAGATTCAAGGCAAGAAGAGTTCATGAATTCAAGTGAGAACGAGAAAGCAATGGAACAAGACAAAAAGGGATTATACAAATTAATAAAAGGGGGAATTTGTGTTTCTTAGTATTTCTTTTAAGacaattttatatttacattGGTAGTATTTTTCTTTCGCATAATAAAATTGAATCAATTGAAAGTTATGAATAAATTAAGCCAATGCCTTTCCATTAATTTTGTTCTCTAGTAAAGAGCAAAGTAGTGTTGTAATGTGaatgtacatgtctaggattggatttttcaaagaaagacttggtacttaagcagtcttcatGACTCGCCTCTCTTTCTTGAAATCCTACCTAGTGTACAGGTCTCATTCACTTCTTTGTTATTTTGCATGTAGCAcctcacttttgttttttttttttcaatgaaaaCGTAAgtgcttttatttaatttttttctgttttccctctttttttctatttttttttcatttttttttcaaaataatgtaaacaaagaaaataaaataaagacataaggaaacaaaaaaaatatgttttaccGTCTCTCTCTCACCGAAAATATCCACCTCGATGTCTATACATATTCCAATCGATACTTTAAGCTAAAACGATGTATCCATTAAACACTAATATTTAAACTAAACAAACAAAGGACTAAGAAGGGCTAAGCACTAAGACTTAATTTCAGCTAGACTAAGTCAAACAATTAATCATAATgggtgaaaaaaaaacaaagaaaatagtcTATATAAGCTAAAATCAAGGGTACTAGGGATATGTATATATGCACAGTTAGCTTGAAAGACACAAATGATCCAAATAATGCTTAAATCATTCCTTTAACTAAGTTCGCCTTTGATTTTGCCTCAAAAAGAGATCAAGCAGATTCTAAGATCAATTTCAATGACATTTACATCCACATGTAATTAGTCATTAGCAAAATACTAGATCAAAATATGTGCTCAAATTTATAAAGTACTTAATTGCAAGAAAAAATAACACCAAATATGCATCATGaaaaactatattttaatattaaaggaTTATGACATGGTGTATCATCATCAAACTAAAactaaccaattttttttttaaattaaaaaaaaactcactaaATGTCAAACCACACAactaaacaataaaaattatattcataaaatGGCGACTATCTCTCCCCAAACTTAAATAACATATTGTCCTCAATATGAGAAAGAGACTATACACACAATAaccacaaaaagaaaaattaacaataaatattACGAACAAAAGTacaaaagagaaggaaaagaaactTAATGaccttataatatataatatattagattgggtatattgtatatatataatatagatagATTATCTAGAAAATTCCGTATCTATAACAGCATGAACAGGATAACGTGGACAACATGTTAATGGATGATAAGTAGTGGATAGTTGTTTTCAGTTTCTAGTGAACCTGCAATCTACCTTGAATTACAACTAGATATGTTTCTAGTTTGTCTGCAAGATATGGACATGTTCTAGTTGTGTCTATCTCTGGTGTTGTTTAATCTGTTCTGAACAAATTGGGTGGAAACAAACTTGCAGAATTTGAACATTGTTgcctattttaattttctttttctgacAGGAATTGTCTTGTTAGTTACAATATAGGGATTTTGAGGCTTGCAGTCTTGGAATATGGAGAGAAACTCTAGTGAGTTCGATGTCGTATTACGATTTTGGATTTCAGGCACCAACCATTCATGACCTTCCATTACGATTTTCTTGTTCGGGGACATTAAGGACAACTGAACAGTTTCAAGGTAGCAGCAATTTGCTTCTTTGGATAATATAAATTTACTCAATAATCCAAAGAATAAAGAACAAGTGAATCACAGCTCTTAAGAGTTTGCAGATTTAGACAGTTTTTAGTAGTGTTTGTATTCACACAGAAATGGTGTTGACAACTTGGCAAGTACACTTGATTAGAggttcttttatcatttcttcaATTAGTTGGACCTCTTGTTTAAAATAGTTGGTCTCATCAAACTTGTGATTATCAGAAAAAACTTAAACAAAACTCATTTCCTTTCCCACACAAGTAATGGATTAATGTAaacaaatgataaattttatgttattttactgAGATATATTCTAAATTTAaccagaaaatacacccaaatcAAACCTGACTCTATTTGTTTTGGAAGCAAAGCATATGTATGACCATACAGAGAGAGAAAGAATGAATTGTCCTTATATCATCAATTCATTTCTAATGCAAAGATGCCATTCATCATGCGAAATTGATTATAATGGATCCAACTCTCATGCTTTCCATGCCTTCTCATTTATACCTTAAAACCTTTCTCTCCttctttcttctcaaatagcagcTTAGTTTTCAGGAGCTATTGTAAGTGCATCACTATTATCTCTTTTATCatcagtattttttttttttttttgcagctTGATGCCTTGTAGATTTCGTGTTTTATTCTAAAATCAACAGATAAGATGGTCAGACCTCCTTGTTGTGACAAGCTAAATGTGAAGAAAGGCCTATGGACTGAAGAAGAAGATGCAAAGATACTTGCATATGTATCAAAACATGGAACTGGCAACTGGACTGCTGTTCCAAAAAAAGCAGGTTAATTTATTGGATGTTTTATATCTTTTACATTAATGCTTAATTTGTTAGTCTAAGAAACTAACCACTTTATTCCTTCCATATGGACCTCATGCCATATCTGAGTATGGTCTCCAGGGCTTAGAAGATGTGGGAAAAGTTGCAGACTTCGTTGGACTAATTACTTGAGACCTGATCTTAAACGCGAAAGCTTCACACCGCAAGAAGAAGAGTTGATCATTCGCCTCCATGCAGCTCTTGGAAGCAGGTTATATTGTTCTTGGTTTATTCTTAGTAGGCAGCCAGACTCATGCAACTTTTTGTTTAAGTTGTACCATGAAAATTTATCACACTTTCATGCAACTTCAATTTTctcctcttttgtttttttttttttggtgacatGGGAATGggatcataacaaacattaactgTAAATGATGCATGAAAGCTAACGGTTTTAACAACCGGTTACAATTACTGGTGCAAGATGTATGACACTCTCATTATGCATGACTGGTTTGTTTGTGTGGTTCAGGTGGTCTATCATAGCCCAACAGCTTCCTGGCAGAACTGACAATGATGTAAAAAATTATTGGAACACTAAGTTGAGAAAGAAGCTTTCTGAAATGGGGATTGATCCTGTTACTCACAAACCTTTTTCTCAAGTCCTAGCTGATTACGGGAACATCGGTGGCCTCCTAAAATCTAGAACCCGAATCGGATCTTTGAATCGAGAAATGAAGAACTCATTTATGATCAAACCAGAGCCACATCCACCCCAACCAGCAATAGCAACAGAAGGATTTTCTAACATCAACAACAGACGAGTGATGAAAACAATGGCATCCCCTGGAATTGAACCAATCCAGGAAAACTTCTTCCCAAGCAGCAACATTAACCAGCATGCTGCTACCTGTGCCTCCCTAGATCTGCTTTCTCAGCTTCAAGCTATAAAACTAGTGACAGAAGCCTCCAACTATGGCGGTTACCAAATCATCTCACCTCAGTTCCCTAATCAATACACATTATCATTATCATCaccatcctcttcttcttctacttcttcTACTTGCTCCACTACAGCACAAGAAAAAGCTGGTCTTGCTTTCAGCTGGCGTGATTTCCTTCTCGAAGACGCATTTTTACCATATGATCATCATCCCCAAGGACAAGATCACATCCCGGAATTCGAATCCAAGGACATTGCACCACAAAATCACAGTGGCAATGAGACTAGTGCTGAACACATAGATGATGATAAAAacatcatcatcaacaacaatAGTAGAGTACTCTCAGGAATGGACAGTGAGCTGCTAAGCTATGGTATTCAAGCTTCATCATCAACTGAAAGTTCATTTGTGGCAGCAATGCttgatcaagaaaatgagatgttCTCAGAATTTGCAAATCTTTTGGAAGATCCTTGTTATTAACTTTAGAAGGTCCACCATATAGACTATAAGTAAGAATAATTGACATCAGAATAAAAACTTCTGGTAATGTGTAATCATTTTTAGTATGGGATTGAACTGAGTATCTGTTTCCATGTTAAGGCTGCTGAAGAATATcctttgttttaaagaaaaaaaacaaagtgaTCTGATCTCATATTATATAACAACTCAAAGTTAGAGGGATTATTTTGGATGAAAATTAATCATAAAACCACAAgccaattaatcaaaatttacatCTATACTAAAAGAGCTCAATCTACTTTTCcttattttcgtttttttatgttttagtttattattttttattaagttgTTTGTAATTGGTGCAATACATTGGAAAGctttatttgtattaatttatgTTAACTTGTAAcatacttaataatatttaaataataagttCAATTTATATCGATGTTATTTAAGAATTCTAAAGCATtatgagtttgaattgatttatgcaCGTAATATCCTCCTTAAGTGAGTACTATTGGTTAAGGGTTagaatgtataaaaaaataacacaataaaatttaatttcaaggaaatatattatatatgtttgaagTTATAGAAAATACTTCATTGCTAATACACTTTTGAAtaagggtgagcaaaactcgattcgactcgaaaaaattgaaaaaaaatcaaatttcgagttaaacaaatcgagttattcgagttaatcgagttattcgaatcaactcgaattttttttcaaatttcaagttcgaatcgagttgagttttcgaattcgaataactcaaataattcgaataattcgaatatcaaactataatattttacatttttaccccaaactcccaaacctttttatttttccctcaaaacttttactccttcccactttccccccaaaacttttactcccctcccctcccaacctcccaatctacccaaaatccatttcccaccaaaattttactctcccatttattttttctcaaaattttactcccaaaaaccttcaaaaccttttattttcccccaaaatttttacttcctCCCACTTTTCctctaaaacttttattcccttcccatcccacctcccatctatcccaaaccctccccctccaatttttttttttaatattttccctccaaaattttactcccctatttactttcccttaaacttttattccccaaaacttttattttttccctaaacttttacttctcaccctttactctcaaataaaaaatcaaaattatccaaaaaaatcactaaacataaatagtaataattttatttatatctactatttatattattaaattaaatttcacattttatattatttttattattgaattgtttagtcatattgaatatttatattaaaattgaattattaattatgccataaaatattcgtgttaaaattttatattgttatcagtttcacattttatttttaaaataaattttattaaaaatcatatttttacatttaatatattttttaattctaaaatatatagtgacaagaatctgaagataattgaaacaactaagcaagcaaagaagctaaccaatatataaaaaaataataaataaattataaagtgataaagttaataaaaaatttaattaaggtggacaaattttattacgatgggtgacaatggttacaaggatccaaaattattttttaaaatttaactcgaacaaatatattcgattcgattcgattcgaattccatctcactcgactcgattcgagaaaacttcaaataaagttaggatgataaaatgagattcaaaAACTCGATTagctcgaaaattttcgattcgattcgatcgaatgctcacccctactttTGAATCAAGATTTTAGAAGATGGCTCAATCTGCAAGAAAGAATATCTATAAGAGCGTTGGAGTTAGCAGTCTGATTGTTCTTCGATGCTTAAGTCGTTGAAGGATTCAAGTTTAGTGAGAGAATAATCATGTAAAAACTTGGtcaagaagatgaagaaaatatAGATGAGAGATTGATAATACCTCATGCCCCTATGTTTGGCCTCCAAGCTTGGCTCTAATTGGTTGTTGGTGTAAAAAGTGGTCCCATGTTATACCAAGTAGAGTTGGTAGTGTTTGACAACTAGCCTATTTTGTCATTTTTCACATTGTGGATTAATAATTGCCCCGTCAAGTAAGTGACCAGGTAAGACCAAAGCAAACAAAATATACTCTTAAATGAGCAAATTAAGGATGTTGAGGATGTCATAGGTTTAGTTGCATCTCGTGAAAAGATTTGTACTCAATTAATTGTGTGGAAGAAAAATTTTGTGATCAAGTTTGTAGGTAGCATCGGAAGAGCTGGCAAGCGGGTGGGCCTAGGTGACCTCATTTTTGGCTTACTTCTAACGTGGATTTTCTCAAACTCAGATTAACTTTGGCTTGGGTTTTCTTTGACTCGGATCTATTATGAACTCAAAATTTCTCGGGCTTGAGccattttaaactcaaatttttcgAGGTCAGAACGAGCCAAGCAAGCtctatcatattcaaataattttaaattttataagttataaatattttaatttcgaaTGTAATAACTCATTTATATGATGACACCACAATTTAAGTTTACCTTATCAaaagcataaattatatatatttaatatagttcttttatataacactgtTAAATTGtttattgtatttaaaatttattattctatgatattatatgaattaacaaaaatatattttattatttattattttattatataattagttTTCTTATACGAGTTTGGTTGtgtatatcaattaaaatatgttaACATTATTTCATAATTGTATATAAATTTAGGCTGTATTTGTTTACCTGTAAAACATTTTACGTAAAATATTTTCCTCCTTTTCCACTGtttgtttggtggaaaatgaACTCCCATTGTAAAAGCTTTTCCAAAACACGGGAAAAGCTCTTCATtttaggaaaatgtcttaccgtttATCatttggtaagacattttccgaaGTTTTTCTCTTCAACAGTAAATGTAACCCAAAGCctcttccccttcccccttcctTCCCACCTTGATTTAGTGCTTGCCGCCAGCCAGCAATGGTTCCCAACACCAACCGCcggcattcatctttgattttcctCCTTTCCGCCTTTCGTTGTCGAAATCTACACTACACCAATCGACGATGGCGTTCATCTTCCTCTCTCGAAGGTATGAATGAAAAGGAAGAAATATGTGGTTGTTTTTTAGAAGCAACATGTTGTTTTGGCCCAATTGGTTGCTGGTTAAtccctctttttaattttttatggtttttgttATTTACCGTTTCATCTTCCTTGAACTGTGCAAGTAGGATTTTTGTTGGTGGTAATGAAATAATTCAGATATGGTAATGGTGGTGGTGGCCGAGACACAACTAATGAGCAAAAATTCAAAGTCTTTAAGTTCACACATTATTTGTTCAAATGGGATTAGTGGGAATGTCTTGTAGCCGTTCCCATTCTGTTAAACCTCAATCTAGAACATTTGATTCTGCATCTATGGAGTGGTTCAAAGAGACTATATCAATCTATTCGGTATATTTGGATATTAATCCTCATGTGtcataataattttcattttcttcctcaGGGAAAGATAACTTCTGCCTCATTCATGTCAGCCTAATTCCTGATCTGCTTACATGTCGCTTAGCTCAGGTACACTGCCTCCTGTGTACTTCTTGTGGTAGGTGATTTTTCATTAGAATCGTTTGGGGAATTGCATCATTGCATTTTATCTTTCTGGAGT
This region includes:
- the LOC107918587 gene encoding uncharacterized protein isoform X4; this encodes MVPNTNRRHSSLIFLLSAFRCRNLHYTNRRWRSSSSLEGKDNFCLIHVSLIPDLLTCRLAQPLLDNTKMKLSQFCHVEHCHTSRFRSLDQEGRNNEVL
- the LOC107919764 gene encoding transcription factor MYB35, whose translation is MVRPPCCDKLNVKKGLWTEEEDAKILAYVSKHGTGNWTAVPKKAGLRRCGKSCRLRWTNYLRPDLKRESFTPQEEELIIRLHAALGSRWSIIAQQLPGRTDNDVKNYWNTKLRKKLSEMGIDPVTHKPFSQVLADYGNIGGLLKSRTRIGSLNREMKNSFMIKPEPHPPQPAIATEGFSNINNRRVMKTMASPGIEPIQENFFPSSNINQHAATCASLDLLSQLQAIKLVTEASNYGGYQIISPQFPNQYTLSLSSPSSSSSTSSTCSTTAQEKAGLAFSWRDFLLEDAFLPYDHHPQGQDHIPEFESKDIAPQNHSGNETSAEHIDDDKNIIINNNSRVLSGMDSELLSYGIQASSSTESSFVAAMLDQENEMFSEFANLLEDPCY
- the LOC107918587 gene encoding CTP synthase isoform X3; amino-acid sequence: MVPNTNRRHSSLIFLLSAFRCRNLHYTNRRWRSSSSLEGKDNFCLIHVSLIPDLLTCRLAQPLLDNTKMKLSQFCHVEAANILNIYYVPNIWHIPLLLRHCHTSRFRSLDQEGRNNEVL